In the Williamwhitmania taraxaci genome, one interval contains:
- a CDS encoding dihydrolipoamide acetyltransferase family protein translates to MRNIEVILPAMGEGIIDATITKWLVALGQNVEEDTPIVEIATDKVDSEIPAPAAGKLTSVLFKEGEIPKVGQVIAIIEVEGEEDTPIASKVNSKTSEVISPTSSIPENKSAGTTQPISSDIFLSPLVRSIAKEENVSNAEMATVRGSGVDGRVTKEDMLSFLKSRHIAPTKTTQNKPTPAQPTKSSENLQEIEVVPMDRMRKIIADHMVMSKQTSPHVTSFIDVDLTGIVKWRDRVKNDFQKKEGQKLTYTPIFFEAIAKAIKEFPGINASVDGDRILLKKRINLGMATALPSGNLIVPVIKNAEHLSLTGMAFAVNDLAERARNNNLLLDEIQGGTFTVTNLGAFDTLAGTPIINQPQVAILAIGAIKKTPVVIESELGDTIGIRSIAILSLAYDHRVVDGALGGMFLRRIKTLLEQFDTNRTY, encoded by the coding sequence ATGAGAAATATTGAGGTAATCCTCCCTGCCATGGGTGAAGGAATAATAGATGCAACTATTACAAAATGGTTAGTAGCCCTTGGCCAAAATGTAGAAGAGGATACACCTATTGTTGAAATAGCTACAGACAAAGTCGATTCTGAAATACCCGCTCCTGCTGCTGGCAAACTAACGTCAGTATTATTTAAGGAGGGAGAAATACCTAAAGTTGGCCAAGTAATTGCGATAATTGAGGTAGAAGGAGAAGAGGACACACCTATTGCTTCGAAAGTTAATTCAAAAACTTCAGAGGTAATATCACCAACAAGTTCTATTCCAGAGAATAAAAGTGCGGGTACAACCCAACCTATCAGCTCCGATATTTTCCTTTCACCATTGGTTCGGAGTATTGCCAAGGAAGAAAATGTGTCGAATGCAGAAATGGCAACCGTTAGAGGAAGCGGCGTGGATGGCAGAGTCACAAAGGAGGACATGCTCAGTTTCCTAAAAAGCAGGCATATTGCTCCCACAAAAACAACTCAAAACAAGCCAACCCCAGCACAGCCGACAAAGTCGTCAGAAAATTTACAGGAAATAGAAGTAGTTCCAATGGATCGTATGCGAAAGATCATTGCCGATCACATGGTAATGTCAAAGCAAACGTCGCCCCACGTAACCAGTTTTATAGATGTGGATTTAACCGGAATCGTTAAATGGCGAGATCGTGTTAAGAATGATTTCCAGAAAAAGGAAGGACAAAAACTCACCTACACACCCATATTTTTCGAAGCCATTGCTAAGGCGATAAAAGAATTTCCTGGGATTAATGCTTCTGTTGATGGTGACCGGATTCTACTCAAGAAAAGGATCAATTTGGGAATGGCAACAGCGCTACCCAGTGGCAACTTGATAGTTCCCGTGATAAAAAATGCAGAACACTTAAGCCTCACTGGTATGGCATTTGCGGTAAACGATCTTGCCGAAAGAGCCCGAAACAACAACTTACTGCTCGATGAAATTCAAGGCGGTACCTTTACCGTCACAAACCTTGGAGCGTTTGACACACTAGCAGGAACACCCATAATTAATCAGCCGCAAGTGGCCATTTTAGCCATCGGTGCTATCAAAAAAACACCCGTTGTGATTGAATCGGAGTTGGGCGACACCATAGGAATACGATCCATCGCCATACTTTCGCTTGCCTACGACCACCGCGTGGTGGATGGTGCACTAGGAGGAATGTTTCTGCGACGAATTAAAACACTGCTCGAACAGTTCGACACCAACCGAACTTACTAA